One Sediminicola sp. YIK13 DNA segment encodes these proteins:
- a CDS encoding gluconokinase, translated as MDKTSKYVLFVMGVSGSGKSTIGKLLATALDYPFFDGDNFHPDYNIKKMASGKPLNDKDRYEWLLTLNELAKNHVAKGAVIACSALKESYRDLLQKNIDTKVHYIYLKGSFEEVLERLQERKGHYMPQELLQSQFEALSPPKNAIVVDIKEQPQKIVDTILIALEK; from the coding sequence GTGGATAAAACTTCCAAATATGTTCTTTTTGTAATGGGCGTTTCTGGTTCAGGGAAATCCACTATAGGAAAACTATTGGCCACAGCATTAGACTACCCTTTTTTTGATGGAGACAATTTTCATCCAGATTACAATATTAAAAAGATGGCTTCGGGCAAACCTTTAAACGACAAAGATCGTTATGAATGGCTACTGACATTAAATGAATTGGCAAAAAATCATGTGGCAAAAGGTGCTGTTATTGCTTGTTCTGCCTTAAAGGAAAGCTATAGAGACCTCTTACAAAAAAATATTGATACCAAGGTTCATTACATTTATTTAAAGGGCTCTTTTGAAGAAGTCCTTGAAAGGTTACAAGAAAGAAAGGGACACTATATGCCACAGGAATTGCTACAATCCCAATTTGAAGCGCTTTCACCACCCAAAAATGCTATTGTAGTTGATATTAAAGAGCAACCACAAAAAATAGTAGATACAATTTTGATCGCCTTAGAAAAATAG
- the miaA gene encoding tRNA (adenosine(37)-N6)-dimethylallyltransferase MiaA — MADKWLISIVGPTGIGKTSLAIKLAQYFETEIISADSRQFFKEMTIGTAVPSKEELGAIKHHFIQNISIFDEYSVGDFERDAIALLHGLFKKKNIVIMVGGSGLYIDVVTKGLDKFPEVDPNIRTELNKLLEEQGITVLQEQLSNLDPVYFNKVDTENPHRLIRALEICLGTGKPFSAFLKQKKVKRDFKTISIGIDAERHVIYERINQRVDLMVEAGLVDEVRTLEPHKSFNALQTVGYRELFKYFEGDWTLDFAILEIKKNTRRFAKRQLTWFKKNENTIWVDYQEDLPSVVGKIKQKFKI; from the coding sequence ATGGCTGACAAATGGCTAATATCAATTGTTGGTCCAACGGGCATAGGTAAAACATCTTTGGCTATCAAACTGGCCCAGTACTTTGAAACAGAGATCATATCGGCCGATTCTAGGCAGTTTTTTAAGGAAATGACCATTGGCACAGCAGTTCCCTCAAAAGAAGAGCTAGGGGCGATAAAACATCATTTTATCCAAAACATCAGCATCTTTGATGAATATTCTGTTGGAGATTTTGAAAGGGATGCCATTGCTTTACTACATGGGCTATTCAAAAAAAAGAACATCGTGATCATGGTTGGAGGCAGCGGACTCTATATTGATGTTGTAACAAAAGGACTGGACAAGTTTCCAGAAGTTGACCCTAATATCAGGACAGAACTAAACAAGCTTTTGGAAGAACAGGGTATTACCGTATTGCAAGAACAATTGTCCAACCTGGATCCGGTCTACTTCAACAAAGTGGATACAGAAAATCCCCATCGATTAATAAGGGCCCTTGAAATATGCCTGGGAACTGGAAAACCTTTTTCAGCTTTTTTAAAGCAGAAAAAAGTAAAAAGGGATTTTAAGACCATTAGTATTGGCATAGATGCGGAACGTCATGTTATTTATGAACGCATCAACCAACGCGTAGATTTAATGGTAGAAGCGGGTTTGGTAGATGAAGTTAGGACCCTTGAACCACATAAATCATTTAATGCCCTTCAAACTGTTGGTTATAGGGAACTTTTCAAATATTTTGAAGGAGATTGGACTTTGGATTTCGCCATTTTAGAAATCAAAAAGAATACCAGAAGATTTGCGAAAAGACAATTGACATGGTTCAAGAAAAATGAAAATACAATTTGGGTAGACTATCAGGAGGACTTACCTTCCGTAGTAGGCAAAATTAAGCAAAAGTTTAAAATATAA
- a CDS encoding GntP family permease: MESQLILAVILGIAVLLFLILKLKINAFIALLIGSIIVGISAGLDAEQIMRTVQEGMGNTLGFVATVVGLGAMFGAILEYSGGAKTIANFMISKFGVQRAPLAMVISGFLIAIPVFFDVAFIILVPMIYALQRKTGKSLLLYAIPLLAGLAITHAFIPPTPGPIAVANIIGAELGWVILIGFIVGIPTALASGLLFGKYIAKRVHVEAPKEIEKGEETDLPHIGITLWIISVPIFLILLNTVSNSDLMALENKSILNGISLVGHPFTALIIANILAWYFFGIKRGFSREKLFKITSKSLEPAGTIILLTGAGGVFKQVLTNTGAGELLATSLSNAGIPLLAFAFISAAIVRIIQGSSTVAMITAAGLVAPLMANTTLSGPQLGCMVIAIASGASIFSHVNDSGFWLVGQYLGITEKETFKSWTVMTTILAFTGFISVTIISLFL; encoded by the coding sequence ATGGAATCCCAATTGATATTAGCAGTCATACTCGGTATTGCCGTACTCTTATTTTTAATTTTAAAATTAAAGATCAATGCCTTTATTGCCCTATTGATTGGTAGTATTATCGTAGGCATTTCTGCTGGTCTCGATGCTGAACAGATCATGAGAACTGTTCAGGAGGGAATGGGAAACACCCTAGGGTTTGTCGCCACAGTTGTTGGCCTTGGGGCCATGTTTGGTGCTATATTGGAATATTCCGGTGGTGCTAAGACCATTGCCAACTTTATGATTTCAAAATTTGGTGTGCAAAGAGCACCATTGGCCATGGTCATCTCAGGCTTTCTAATAGCCATCCCCGTATTTTTTGATGTGGCCTTCATCATATTGGTGCCCATGATTTATGCATTACAAAGAAAAACAGGGAAGTCATTGTTATTATATGCCATTCCATTACTTGCAGGTTTGGCCATTACCCACGCCTTTATACCTCCCACCCCGGGACCAATTGCCGTGGCTAATATCATTGGGGCTGAATTGGGATGGGTAATTTTAATCGGATTTATTGTTGGTATCCCAACAGCTCTTGCCAGTGGTCTCCTATTTGGAAAGTATATTGCAAAAAGAGTACATGTAGAGGCTCCAAAAGAAATTGAAAAGGGGGAAGAAACAGATCTCCCCCACATAGGTATAACCTTATGGATCATAAGTGTCCCCATATTTTTGATCTTGTTAAATACGGTTTCGAACAGTGATTTAATGGCGCTTGAGAACAAATCGATCCTAAATGGCATCTCCTTAGTGGGCCATCCATTTACTGCCCTTATTATTGCCAATATACTCGCGTGGTACTTTTTCGGGATTAAAAGGGGTTTTAGCAGGGAAAAATTATTTAAGATCACCTCCAAATCTCTGGAACCTGCGGGCACAATAATCCTTTTGACTGGGGCCGGAGGTGTCTTCAAACAAGTCCTCACCAATACTGGGGCCGGAGAATTACTGGCTACCTCTTTAAGTAATGCAGGTATTCCATTGCTGGCTTTTGCTTTTATAAGTGCGGCCATAGTAAGGATTATTCAAGGATCCTCTACCGTGGCAATGATCACAGCAGCTGGCTTAGTAGCCCCTTTAATGGCAAATACTACATTAAGTGGTCCCCAACTGGGCTGTATGGTCATCGCTATAGCTTCTGGCGCCAGTATCTTCTCCCACGTTAACGATAGTGGGTTTTGGCTGGTAGGTCAATATTTGGGAATTACCGAAAAAGAAACATTTAAATCTTGGACCGTTATGACTACCATCCTCGCTTTTACAGGATTTATTAGTGTTACCATAATCAGCCTTTTTCTATAA
- a CDS encoding sensor histidine kinase: MNKKLFVLLVILMSLSLVGIIFVQGYWIKKSVDDKEEQFSNAVSEVLTKATEKIEDREIKDYSDRYVNLKDSLGKPKDSHFRNFFFVDRDVNSNEVLFYSHGILEEDYNIASTFFDNDISSDSTTLKNFTSKRTKTIFREDYGLDGKGFKLSPVQTLEKIGGLSSIEKAQFDDVFREYAKTVPIHKRVSKQEIELILDRELHNRGIDIDYEYGVYSKGLPTKIRSRKFKFVGSTLYEAPIFGDSEGATDFSLLISFPKKKKFLISSILGMAILSLVFTLVIVVAYSSAIYQLIKQKQISEIKSDFINNMTHEFKTPIATINLAVEAIKNPKIIDDKDKVLRYLQMIRDENKRMHAQVENVLRISKLEKNQLDISKDRIDAHEIIDDAIAHVELIVGDRGGYIKTHLDAERSDVLANDMHFTNVIVNILDNAIKYSPDAPKIDVFTELAKNYIVIKIQDQGSGMSKAVLKKVFEKFYREHTGDIHNVKGHGLGLAYVKRIIEDHQGEVYAESERGKGSTFYIKLPLI; encoded by the coding sequence TATCCTGATGAGTCTGTCCCTTGTGGGCATTATTTTTGTCCAAGGATATTGGATAAAAAAGTCAGTAGATGATAAAGAGGAGCAGTTTTCAAATGCGGTTTCTGAGGTTTTAACCAAGGCGACGGAGAAGATAGAGGACAGGGAGATAAAGGACTACTCGGATAGGTACGTGAACCTTAAAGACAGTCTTGGCAAACCCAAGGATTCACATTTTAGGAATTTCTTTTTTGTAGATAGAGATGTCAATTCCAATGAAGTACTCTTTTATTCCCATGGAATTTTAGAAGAGGATTACAACATTGCATCCACGTTCTTTGACAATGACATAAGTTCAGATAGTACGACCCTGAAAAATTTTACGAGCAAACGTACAAAAACAATTTTTCGGGAAGACTATGGTTTGGACGGGAAGGGATTTAAATTAAGTCCGGTTCAAACCTTGGAAAAGATTGGAGGCCTTTCCTCTATTGAAAAGGCTCAATTTGATGATGTTTTTAGGGAATATGCCAAAACAGTCCCTATACACAAGCGGGTTTCCAAACAGGAAATAGAATTGATTTTGGATAGGGAGCTACATAACCGAGGAATAGACATAGACTATGAATACGGGGTATATAGTAAAGGACTTCCAACCAAAATAAGGTCTAGGAAATTTAAATTTGTAGGGAGTACATTGTATGAAGCCCCCATATTTGGAGATAGTGAAGGGGCAACAGATTTTTCCCTTTTGATATCTTTTCCTAAAAAGAAAAAGTTCTTGATCAGTTCAATTCTTGGAATGGCAATATTATCCTTGGTGTTTACACTGGTAATAGTAGTGGCCTATTCAAGTGCCATATATCAATTGATTAAACAAAAACAAATCTCTGAGATCAAGTCAGATTTTATCAATAATATGACTCATGAATTTAAAACGCCTATCGCTACCATCAATTTAGCGGTTGAGGCTATTAAAAATCCAAAGATCATAGATGATAAGGATAAAGTATTGCGCTACCTTCAGATGATAAGGGACGAGAACAAAAGGATGCATGCCCAGGTAGAGAACGTGTTGAGAATTTCAAAACTCGAAAAAAATCAACTGGATATTAGTAAGGACAGAATAGATGCCCATGAAATCATTGATGATGCCATTGCCCATGTGGAGTTAATTGTCGGTGATAGGGGCGGTTATATAAAAACACATTTGGACGCTGAAAGGTCCGATGTTTTGGCAAATGATATGCACTTTACCAATGTTATTGTCAATATTCTGGACAATGCCATTAAATATTCGCCAGACGCACCAAAAATTGATGTGTTTACGGAATTGGCGAAAAATTATATAGTGATAAAAATACAGGATCAGGGATCAGGAATGAGCAAAGCGGTTCTGAAAAAGGTATTTGAAAAATTTTATAGGGAACATACGGGTGATATACACAACGTAAAGGGTCACGGCCTTGGGTTAGCCTATGTAAAAAGAATAATTGAAGATCACCAAGGTGAGGTCTATGCAGAAAGTGAAAGAGGTAAAGGAAGTACTTTCTATATAAAACTACCTTTAATTTAA
- a CDS encoding response regulator transcription factor, producing the protein METANKKILLVEDDPNFGIVLKDYLTMNDFDVVLAKNGMEGFEKFKKDNFDVCILDVMMPYKDGFTLAKEIREKNEHVPIVFLTAKTMKEDVLKGYKAGADDYLNKPFDSEVLLMKLKAILQRKASNGLADSKKFEFTIGGFQLNSKLRFLKYKDDEAIKLSPKENELLRLLALHENDLMPRELALTKIWRDDNYFTSRSMDVYIAKLRKYLKKDENVEILNIHGEGFRLVVKTEE; encoded by the coding sequence ATGGAAACAGCGAATAAGAAAATACTTTTGGTTGAAGATGATCCCAATTTTGGGATTGTCCTTAAAGATTATTTGACCATGAACGACTTTGATGTTGTCTTGGCAAAAAATGGAATGGAAGGTTTCGAAAAATTTAAAAAAGATAATTTTGACGTTTGCATTTTGGATGTCATGATGCCTTACAAAGATGGTTTTACCTTAGCCAAGGAGATTAGGGAAAAGAACGAGCATGTGCCCATTGTTTTCCTTACCGCAAAAACCATGAAAGAGGATGTTCTTAAAGGATATAAGGCAGGTGCCGATGATTATCTTAACAAACCATTCGATTCGGAAGTATTGCTGATGAAACTTAAGGCTATTTTGCAAAGAAAAGCTTCAAATGGACTTGCAGATAGTAAAAAATTCGAATTCACCATTGGAGGGTTCCAATTGAATTCTAAGCTTAGATTTTTAAAATATAAAGACGATGAGGCTATAAAACTTTCTCCAAAGGAAAACGAATTACTGCGTTTGTTGGCCTTACATGAAAACGACCTAATGCCAAGGGAATTGGCTCTGACTAAAATATGGAGGGATGACAACTATTTTACATCCAGAAGTATGGACGTGTATATTGCAAAACTTAGAAAATACCTTAAGAAGGATGAGAATGTTGAGATCTTAAACATTCATGGAGAAGGTTTCAGGTTGGTTGTAAAGACTGAAGAATAG